Proteins from one Penicillium digitatum chromosome 2, complete sequence genomic window:
- a CDS encoding Histidine phosphatase superfamily, clade-2, whose amino-acid sequence MRNSIQFGLLLAASLSPLVDAERVLGAYIFTRHGDRTPKVFGNTQLTDLGYREVFDSGSFYNERYISPNSSKQIEGISAEVVNPKQISASAPPDTVLQNSATGFLQGVYPPVGKVASQTLGNGTSVEAPLNGYQLIQLVPASTSKNAEDSTWLQGSSGCQKATVSSNNYFASEMYTSLLLSTKKFYQSLSPMLDGAFASSDMTFKNAYTIFDYLNVGNIHNSTSQFPHKSNLTEEVYRQLISLAGSHEFNLAYNSSEKVRAIDGAVLAGKILAGLNETITTKGKSKLNIGFGSYGTIFSLFGLLQMPAASVNFTGIPDYASSMVFELVTNASGTDFPTDKSDLSVRFTFHNGTITGSSEPTAYPLYGQSRELLSWDDFSSKTSEIAVTSDDEWCAMCGSTDGKCARSDSTSGESSSATSSSTSGSGMSLAVAGVIGAMVTLAVILGLQAIFFLLGGFRIAKRNKASPEAKSSPVVVEADKKV is encoded by the coding sequence ATGCGTAATTCTATCCAGTTCGGCCTTTTGTTGGCTGCATCTTTGTCCCCTCTCGTTGATGCTGAGCGTGTGCTGGGTGCATATATTTTCACCCGCCATGGAGATCGCACGCCAAAGGTCTTTGGCAACACTCAGCTGACCGACCTGGGCTACCGGGAGGTCTTTGATTCGGGATCTTTTTACAACGAGCGATACATCTCGCCAAACTCTTCTAAGCAAATCGAGGGCATTAGTGCCGAAGTTGTCAACCCAAAGCAGATCAGTGCCTCTGCTCCCCCGGATACCGTGCTGCAGAACTCCGCCACTGGCTTCTTACAGGGCGTATATCCCCCCGTGGGGAAAGTAGCTTCCCAGACCCTGGGCAATGGAACCTCGGTCGAGGCACCATTAAACGGCTATCAGCTCATTCAGCTGGTACCTGCCTCTACCAGCAAAAACGCCGAGGATTCCACTTGGTTGCAGGGCTCCAGTGGATGCCAGAAGGCGACCGTGAGCAGCAACAACTACTTTGCGTCCGAAATGTACACTTCGCTGCTACTATCAACCAAAAAGTTCTACCAATCGCTTTCGCCCATGCTAGACGGCGCATTTGCCTCGTCGGATATGACTTTCAAGAACGCCTATACCATCTTCGACTACTTGAACGTTGGCAACATCCATAACTCTACCAGTCAATTCCCTCACAAGTCAAACCTGACCGAGGAGGTATACCGCCAGCTGATTTCGCTAGCTGGAAGCCATGAATTCAACCTGGCTTACAACTCCTCTGAGAAAGTTCGCGCTATCGACGGTGCTGTCCTCGCGGGCAAAATTCTGGCTGGACTCAACGAGACCATCACTACCAAGGGCAAGTCTAAGCTGAACATCGGATTCGGCTCCTATGgcacaatcttctctcttttcggTCTTTTGCAGATGCCTGCTGCATCCGTCAACTTCACCGGAATTCCAGACTACGCCTCGTCTATGGTCTTCGAGCTGGTGACGAACGCTAGTGGTACCGACTTCCCAACTGACAAGTCCGATCTCAGCGTGCGCTTCACGTTCCACAATGGTACCATCACCGGCTCATCTGAGCCTACTGCATACCCACTGTACGGTCAGTCCCGCGAGCTTCTCTCCTGGGACGACTTTTCCTCCAAGACCAGCGAGATCGCTGTGACTTCTGATGACGAGTGGTGTGCAATGTGCGGCAGCACAGATGGCAAGTGCGCTAGGTCGGACAGCACCAGTGGCGAGTCCAGCTCTGCTACCAGCTCTAGCACTAGTGGCTCGGGAATGTCACTCGCTGTGGCAGGTGTCATTGGTGCTATGGTTACCCTCGCAGTGATTCTTGGCCTGCAGGCTATCTTCTTTCTGCTTGGTGGATTCCGCATAGCAAAGCGGAACAAGGCCAGCCCTGAAGCAAAGAGCTCGCCTGTTGTTGTGGAGGCTGACAAAAAGGTTTAG
- a CDS encoding ATPase, AAA-type, core: MIFRPEPLNALHASTHLGTFIMSDYEDEMDVDASKDVQFSSDNASGKKRTVADLPVEAQDNLPWVEKYRPSSLDDVSGHQDILATINRFVETNRLPHLLLYGPPGTGKTSTILALARRIYGTKNMRQMVLELNASDDRGIDVVREQIKTFASTKQIFNMAPQGTAGSPLAGFKLIILDEADAMTSTAQMALRRIMERYTSNTRFCVIANYTHKLSPALLSRCTRFRFSPLKEVDIRTLVDKVIENEGVRMQPDAVDSLVTLSKGDMRRALNVLQACFASSIPLPMRDAPKAPRPKPETVTNATIYDCIAAPHPSDIQEIMTTILSTSDVTSCLNTVQTLKTTKGLALADILSALADQLQQLEVPAQTRITWLEGLAEIEWRLAGGGSEAIQTGGLVGVVRNGCELMSDKGVMVA, encoded by the exons ATGATTTTCCGCCCCGAGCCTCTTAACGCGCTCCACGCGTCAACACATTTAG GAACCTTCATCATGTCAGACTACGAGGATGAAATGGACGTGGATGCGTCCAAGGACGTGCAATTTAGCTCCGACAATGCCAGTGGAAAAAAGAGAACCGTCGCCGATCTGCCAGTCGAAGCTCAGGACAATTTGCCATG GGTTGAGAAATACCGACCGAGCAGCCTGGATGATGTCTCTGGCCATCAAGACATTCTCGCAACTATCAACCGGTTCGTGGAGACAAAT CGGCTTCCCCATCTCCTCCTCTATGGACCTCCAGGAACTGGAAAGACCTCCACTATCCTAGCCCTTGCACGGCGGATCTACGGTACCAAAAACATGCGACAGATGGTGTTGGAGCTGAATGCAAGTGATGATCGTGGTATTGATGTTGTTAGAGAACAAATCAAGACCTTTGCAA GCACCAAACAGATCTTCAACATGGCCCCCCAAGGCACTGCTGGCTCCCCTTTGGCAGGATTCAAGCTTATCATTCTAGACGAAGCCGATGCGATGACTTCCACCGCACAAATGGCCCTCCGCCGTATCATGGAGCGCTACACATCCAATACCCGATTCTGCGTCATTGCCAACTACACACATAAGCTGTCACCAGCACTCCTGTCCCGGTGTACTCGATTCCGGTTTAGTCCCTTGAAGGAAGTTGACATTCGGACCTTGGTCGACAAAGTGATAGAGAACGAGGGGGTCAGGATGCAGCCCGATGCGGTTGATAGTTTAGTGACCCTGAGCAAAGGTGACATGCGACGAGCCCTAAACGTGCTCCAGGCATGCTTTGCCAGCA GTATCCCGCTGCCAATGAGAGACGCTCCTAAAGCCCCTCGTCCCAAGCCCGAGACTGTCACCAATGCGACAATCTACGACTGCATTGCCGCCCCACACCCGTCCGATATTCAAGAAATTATGACCACCATCCTCTCCACCAGCGATGTCACTTCCTGTCTGAACACAGTGCAAACTCTCAAGACAACCAAGGGTCTAGCTTTGGCCGACATTCTCTCCGCACTAGCAGACCAACTCCAACAGCTTGAAGTCCCCGCTCAAACTCGTATCACGTGGCTCGAGGGGCTGGCCGAGATTGAATGGCGACTTGCTGGGGGCGGTTCGGAAGCTATTCAGACTGGAGGGCTGGTCGGCGTGGTGCGAAATGGATGTGAGTTAATGAGTGACAAGGGTGTCATGGTGGCATAA